The DNA sequence CTCGAGCAGATCCTGGGCGGCTCGATAGTCGCCCTGTCGGATGCGGACAGTGGCCGCCGCCCACAGCGCCTCGACCTGCAGCGTGCCCGCCGCCTGCTCGGTCAGTCTGCAGAGCTGGTCGGCATGGGTCCATGCCTCGGTCAGCCGGCCGAGCTCAGCCTCTGCGGAAACCAGTGCGTGCAGGGCACCGGCCCGGTCCGCCACCGACAGGCCCTCGGCGGCCTGCCACGCCGTCATCGCGTGCTTGCGGGCCGACTCGTTGTCGCCGAGCAGGCGCATACAGCGGGACAGCTGGATGTACGCCCGGGCCCGCAGCTGCGGCGCACCCAGCTCGTCGCTGAGCTGGGTCAGCTCGGTGAGCAGGGTGAGCTCCTCGTCGTGGCGACCCTTGCCGTTCAAGGTGCGGGCCAGTAGCCACAACGCCTGCCAGCGCAGTGCCGGGTCCCAGCTGTCGGTGTCGTGCAGCGCCTCGGCGAGTTGCTCGGTCGTTCCGTCGTCAGCGGAGGTGGAGATAGCCTCGGCGAGGAACTGGAGGAGCGACGAAGTCTGCGTGGACGGTGGGCCGGACCCGCCGACCGAGGGCGCTGCCAGCTCAGCGACCGGCACGCCGAGCCGCTCCGCCAGGTACCCGACGATCCGGCTGTTCGGCCGGCGGGCGCCCGACTCGAGACGGGAGAGATACCCGGTGGACATCCCGTCGCCGGCCAGGGCAGCCTGCGAGAGCCCTCGCTTGACGCGCATGGCCCGCAGGTGTTCGCCGAAAGCCGGTTGTTCGAGCATCTCACCCTCGTCCTGGAGCGGCCCGGGTAGCACCGACCTCGAGCGCTGTGGGACCTGAAGTGTGCCTCTCCCTCCGCAGTTTGACAAACTTGTCAGGCAGGATTCCCTGATTAACGGAGGTGCTGGCAGGAATCTTGCCCCTGCGGCCCAGTCGGTTCGGCACCTGCCAGGGCGTCGCGTGCAGGCACGCGGCTCACAACCCCAAGCGGTTCAGGAGATCGGCCGACGAGCCGGTGAACTGACGCGTGGCGAGCCGGTCGGCGGCCTGGGCGAAGGCGGGCCGCTGGTCGAGGAACCGCCGTAGCTGGTCGGCCGAGAGCTCTCGGCCGCCATGAACACCGATCCCGCAGTGGTCCAGCATCATCGCGTTGAACTGCTGCTCGTAGACGTCGAACGGCAGTGCCAGGACCGGCTTGCGTAGGTACAGGCACTCGGACAGCAGTTGGTGACCAGCAGTGGCGACCACCGCTGAGCAGGTGCGTAGTGCCTCGGTGAACTTCGGACGGTCGAAGAGGGACGTGACCACGTTCTGCGGTGCGTCACCGATCGGCGTCTTGCTGAAGACAGTGAACGTCACCTCCGGGAAGCCGGCGAGCACGCGAAGGAACTCGGCGGGCTCCTGGCGCATCGCGGCGTACGGCGACAGGTAGACGACCACGGAGGTCCCGTCGACCTCGGGCGTCATCGACAACACGTCCGGGCGCAGGATCGGCTCGATGACCTGACCCTCGTACCGCTCGTCACGCTCCCACTCCAGCGGAAAGAACGAGGAGGCGATCCGGTCGTCCGCGGCCGGGAAGAAGTACCTCAACTTGGCCGCCTCGTGCCAGCGGGTGTAGCCGCCGGCGTCTGGCGTGCGGTACAACAGGAACTTGCTCTGCTGCTCGGTCGTGATCAGGCGAGCACCCACCAGGTAGGCGATCTGCGCGCTGGCTGGCTCGTAGTCGGTCAGCACCACCTCGGGCGCGTCGCCAAGCTGCTCGGCGACCTGCTCGCAGAGGGCGAAGTTCCAGGCATCGCCCCGCGGGTCGAGCTCCCGTCCGTTGGCGGCGCTGCGGGTGATGTCGATGCCGGTCGGCGTCATCGCGACCCAGCCGCCGGGGAAGTGGGTGGGTTCGGCGATGGGCACGTGGGAGGGGAAGGCGTCGTTGAGAGCGGCGACCCCGTCGCCGAAGGTGACCAGGGCCACTCGATGTCCGCGTTCCTGCAGCTGACGCACCAGGTTCAGCTGGCGCGAGGCGTGCCCGTTGCCCATCCCGCAGGCGCCGACGAGCACCCGCCGGGTCGGTGCGGCGGGTGCCTGCGCGGGACGGCCGGCGTCGGTCATGAGGAGTCCTCTCGTGAGTCGGCGGATGACCCGTTTAGTCTGCACAGCTAGGCAAATTTTGGCAACCTGTGGCAAAGTTGGGTTGGTGAGGGTGCGTGCGGCTCGTTGGAGTTGCCAACTTGCCGGGCTCGGCGTACTCGGCTTGTCCGGCGCCCGATCGTCGGGGTGAGATCTCCGGCTCGCCTGGCCACGATAAGAAGAGGGACGAATTTGATGACTACACCGCAGCGTTGCTCCGTCATCGTGCCGACGTACAACCGGATCACCCTGCTCCGGCACACCCTCGACTCGTTCATCCGGCAGGACCTGCCCGCCGACGACTTCGAGGTGATCGTCTGCGACGACGGCTCGAACGACGGTACCGAGGCGTTGGTCGCGGGCTACCACGACCGGCTCCGGATCCGGTATTTCTTCCAGGAGGACGAGGGCTTCCGCGTCGCCCAGGCCCGCAACCTGGGTCTGCGGGCCGCACGCGCCCCAGTGAGCGTCTTCGTCGACTCGGGGGTGGTGCTCGGCTCTGGCGCGCTGGCGGCGCACTGCGCCGCCCATGAGAGCACAGCCGGCCCGGCCGCCGTCATCGGCTACGTATGGGGCTTCGCTGACGACATCCGCGCAGCCGCCGATCGGATCGACCCGGCCGACCCGGACGGCACCATTGAGCGGCTGTCACGGGACGACACCCTGCCCGACGTACGGGAGTGGTACTACCACCGGTACGGCGAGCGGCTGTGGGAGTTGGCAGCGCCCTGGCTGGTCTTCTGGACCTGCAACGTCTCGGTGAACACGGCGCAGGCCCGTGCGGTCGGGATGTTCGACGAGGCGTACCGGTCATGGGGCGGGGAGGACGTCGACCTGGCGTACCGCCTTCATCGCGGGGGGGCGCGTTTCCTGTTGAGCCGGGACGCGGTGGCGGTGCACTGTCCGCACCCCAAGGAGGACACTCGCAGCGCGAAGGCCAACCACCACTATTTCGCGGCCAAGTACGACACCCCGATCACCCGCCTCCGCCCGGACCATGACATCTTCCTGATCGAGCAGGAGATCCGCGACCGCGGCCTGCCGTCCTGCACTGAGTACCTGGCGAGGTTGACCTCCACGGGCGCCAGGTGACCGCGGTGGCGAGCAAGAGCACCGGCTTCACGCAACTCGTCAACGACGGCGCGCTGCGCGGCCTCATGGTGAACACCGCGCTCGTCGGCCTCGGCGGCGCGTTGGTCAACACCTCGACCAGCCTCTTTCTGGCCACGGCGATCGGGGCCACCCCGCTGCTGATCGGACTCTTCTTCACCGGCCGTGGGTTGCTGGAGGTGGCGGCCGGCCTGAGCCTGGGCGCGCTGTCGGACCGCACCGGTAACCGGCGCACCCTGCTGATGCTCTGCCCGTTCTTCTCCGCCGCTGGCGCGCTGGCCTATGCGACGATCCGCGACTACTACGTGCTGTTCGCCATCGGCGCGGTCTTCTTCGCCATCGGTGGATCCGGCTTCGCGCAGATCTTCGCCTACAACCGAGACTTCGCCTCCGCCCGTTCGCTGAACCCGACCCTGCTCAACTCGGTGTTGCGCTCGATCACGTCGACCTGCTGGATCGTCGGCCCGCCGCTGGGGTTCTTCCTCATCGACGCGCAGGGCTTCACCGCGCTGTACCTGCTCACCGGGGCGCTCTACATGACCTCGGGCGTGCTGTGCCGCTGGCTGTTGCCCGATTTGACCGATACCGTTACCAAGAACAAGGCCAGGGGCAACCCGTTCGCCGGCATCGGTCGGTCGCTGTGGTTGCTCATCCTGGCCGTGCTGTTGATGCTGACGGTGAACAACATCTATCAGATCAACGTCGCCCTGTTCATCACTCGCGACCTGGGCCTGAACGCCGGGTTCGTCGGACTGCTGCTCGGGCTCTGCGCGGCGCTGGAGGTCGGCGTGATCCTGGTGCTCGGGCGATACGCGGACCGGATAGGCAAGGGGCGCCTCATGCTCGCCGCCACCGCCTGCGCCACGATCTTCTTCGTCGCGCTCCCGTTCGTTCAGACCAAGCTCGCGCTGGTGCTGCTGCAGGTGCCGAACGCGCTCTGGACCGCGATCGTGCTGAGCATCCCGGTGACCATCCTGCAGGACGCGATGGGCAACCGCGTCGGTATGGCCTCCTCGCTCTACACCAGCTCGTTCCAGATCGGCATTCTGCTGGGCGGTGCCACCGCCGGAGTGGTCGCCGAATGGCTCGGCTTCACCAACGTCTTCTTCGCCTGTGCGATCCTGACCGCGGCTGCCACGGCCTTCCTCGCCGCCGACCGGCAGGGTCGGGCGCGCGACAGACTCCCGGGAGGCGTCCGGGCCGCCGCCGGTTGAGCGGGGGCGCCCCGCTTGCTGGTCAAACACGGCGAGCCCCAGTCACGGGGAGCAACCCCTGGCCGCTAACGTTTGCCATCACGACAGGTCGTCGTTGATGGAGCTGACGACTCAAGGAAGACCATGCTCGAACAACCCGAATTCGGACAACGCCTCCGGGCTCTTCGCGCCGAGCGTGGCCTGTCTCAGGCGGCGCTCGCAGACGGGGTCATGTCCACCGGATATCTGTCCCGGCTGGAGTCCGGCGCACGGCCGCCGACGCACCGGGTAGTGGAGAACCTCGCACGCCGGCTCGGCGTGTCGGTCTCCGCCTTCGAAAGCCCGGACGACGGCGTCGGCACTCCGCGGCACTCCGCCTTCGCCGAGCTCCTGGCTGCGGTGGTGGCCGCGGCGA is a window from the Solwaraspora sp. WMMD792 genome containing:
- a CDS encoding glycosyltransferase, with the protein product MTTPQRCSVIVPTYNRITLLRHTLDSFIRQDLPADDFEVIVCDDGSNDGTEALVAGYHDRLRIRYFFQEDEGFRVAQARNLGLRAARAPVSVFVDSGVVLGSGALAAHCAAHESTAGPAAVIGYVWGFADDIRAAADRIDPADPDGTIERLSRDDTLPDVREWYYHRYGERLWELAAPWLVFWTCNVSVNTAQARAVGMFDEAYRSWGGEDVDLAYRLHRGGARFLLSRDAVAVHCPHPKEDTRSAKANHHYFAAKYDTPITRLRPDHDIFLIEQEIRDRGLPSCTEYLARLTSTGAR
- a CDS encoding glycosyltransferase family protein, which translates into the protein MTDAGRPAQAPAAPTRRVLVGACGMGNGHASRQLNLVRQLQERGHRVALVTFGDGVAALNDAFPSHVPIAEPTHFPGGWVAMTPTGIDITRSAANGRELDPRGDAWNFALCEQVAEQLGDAPEVVLTDYEPASAQIAYLVGARLITTEQQSKFLLYRTPDAGGYTRWHEAAKLRYFFPAADDRIASSFFPLEWERDERYEGQVIEPILRPDVLSMTPEVDGTSVVVYLSPYAAMRQEPAEFLRVLAGFPEVTFTVFSKTPIGDAPQNVVTSLFDRPKFTEALRTCSAVVATAGHQLLSECLYLRKPVLALPFDVYEQQFNAMMLDHCGIGVHGGRELSADQLRRFLDQRPAFAQAADRLATRQFTGSSADLLNRLGL
- a CDS encoding sugar efflux transporter, with the translated sequence MASKSTGFTQLVNDGALRGLMVNTALVGLGGALVNTSTSLFLATAIGATPLLIGLFFTGRGLLEVAAGLSLGALSDRTGNRRTLLMLCPFFSAAGALAYATIRDYYVLFAIGAVFFAIGGSGFAQIFAYNRDFASARSLNPTLLNSVLRSITSTCWIVGPPLGFFLIDAQGFTALYLLTGALYMTSGVLCRWLLPDLTDTVTKNKARGNPFAGIGRSLWLLILAVLLMLTVNNIYQINVALFITRDLGLNAGFVGLLLGLCAALEVGVILVLGRYADRIGKGRLMLAATACATIFFVALPFVQTKLALVLLQVPNALWTAIVLSIPVTILQDAMGNRVGMASSLYTSSFQIGILLGGATAGVVAEWLGFTNVFFACAILTAAATAFLAADRQGRARDRLPGGVRAAAG
- a CDS encoding helix-turn-helix domain-containing protein — translated: MLEQPAFGEHLRAMRVKRGLSQAALAGDGMSTGYLSRLESGARRPNSRIVGYLAERLGVPVAELAAPSVGGSGPPSTQTSSLLQFLAEAISTSADDGTTEQLAEALHDTDSWDPALRWQALWLLARTLNGKGRHDEELTLLTELTQLSDELGAPQLRARAYIQLSRCMRLLGDNESARKHAMTAWQAAEGLSVADRAGALHALVSAEAELGRLTEAWTHADQLCRLTEQAAGTLQVEALWAAATVRIRQGDYRAAQDLLERALLGLDGRQDLLRWIRLRLAAASLYLQLTPALTEPAQALLDEVTPVLRVVGTELHAQQLTALRAHLAVKQDRLDEARAICAQIDGQALLLSFRDRIRFQALCCRLRILDGDHEHGVRTLKDLAQQAQEARNPELAAEVWRTIAETVTQDISQTTAGTGAR